caTACTGGAATAACCCAAAAGGAGTTATGGAAGCCAATATAAGCTTGGCTCTAGATGTTAACttcacctgatgataccccttgaGGAGATCTATCTTAGCTACATACTTTGCTTGGCCTACAGAGTCTATAAGGTCATCTAGACGGGGTAAAGGGTAACTATCCTTAACAGTAGCAGAATTTACTCTCCTGATGTCAGTAAACAGTCGCATGCTGCCATCCTCCTTTGGTACCAATAGATATGGAGACGTCCATGGTGACTTGCTTGGTTTAGCTAAACCGGCTCTCAGAAGATATTCCACTTCTTCTTTCATCGCTAGTTTTTTGGCCGGGCTGATGTGATAAGGGTGTTGTCGTATGGGAGCAGTTACTGGTAAAAGTTTGATGTCAGGAGTGAGGACTATACACTGACCTGGATTTTCCCCATAAAGTTTTCAGGTTTCTCGTATTTGaccttaacattaacatttacaaTTTTGTCTCCATAACCAGTTTCAGTAGTCCTGGAATGATACCTTTTAAGCCCTGATACCTTCTATCAGGGGTTTCAATCACATaggtatggttattgacatttttTAACTACACCATATGGACCAAAGAATTTGGAGGAAAATTGGGATCCAAGGATAGGAAAATATGCTAACACAAGATCTCCTGGGCTGTATttcctaattttagtttttttatcataactatttttcattttaatctgagCTTTGCTTAAGTTCTCATTGGCTATTTTACGGACTTTAGAGAGTGTTTCATtaaagttactcaaatattgttGAAGTTACAGTCTGATTAGAGTCTGGGTGCTTTAACCATTCATCTTTAATTAATGCAAGGGTCCTCTTAATAGTCTCCCATATACAATCTCGAAAGGAGAAAACACTAAGGGAatcataactatttttcattttaatctgagCTTTGCTTAAGTTCTCATTGGCTATTTTACGGACTTTAGAGAGTGTTTCATtaaagttactcaaatattgttGAAGTTACAGTCTGATTAGAGTCTGGGTGCTTTAACCATTCATCTTTAATTAATGCAAGGGGTCCTCTTAATAGTCTCCCATATACAATCTCGAAAGGAGAAACACTAAGGGAATCCTGGGGGGACTCACGTATAGCAAGCAACAAAAACCTTACTCCTTCATCCCAATCAACACTGCTCTCTAAACAAAACTTTTTAACACACTTTTAAATGTTTGGTGCCATCGTTCAAGGACCTCCCTGAAATTCCGGATGATATGCAGATGATAAGCTATGTTTTATACTTAATTCCTTAAGGATTTCTGAAAAGAGTTTATTGGAAAGTTAAAACCACGATCAGTTTGGATATCCTTGGAGATCCCGTAAGTAGTAAAGAAACTTAAAAGGTGTTTAGAAATAATTTTGGCAGATATATTCTTAAGTGGAATGGCCTCTAGAATACGAGTACTGGGACACATAAGAGTTGATAAATATTTGGTTACCTCCTTTCGTCTGGGCAAGGGTCTAACACAGTCTATTACTAATTTCTCAAGGGTTCATGTGGAACTAATACAGGCTGGAAAGGGCTTTAGGAATTACTTGGTTAGGTTTGCCAGCTATTTGGCATAGATGACATGTCTTTATGAAATCTCCTACGTCCTTCCTCAAATTAGACCAATAGAACTTATGAAGTATTCGATAGTAAGTTTTGTATTGTCCCAAATGACCACCTGGTCCATCATGTGCAATTTCCATTATATGAGTGCATACTGAAGAAGGAACAACAATTTAGTATTTCTCACTCCAGGTATCAGGATTTGAATAGTTAGAAGGACGGTAAAAACGCATTAGgataccattattatgataaaGAGTGGGGGATTTATGCAAAGATTTTATAACAACAGCCTTATCATGCAAACAAGATAAAGATTGATCTGACCTCTGGGCAGCTATTAGTTTATCTCTAGACATTACCTTAGCTAAGAAATCACTATCTACTTCAAAGTCATTTAATTTTTCTCCTGTTTGGGACCGAGTGACTATGTGTGTTGGGGCTTGTTCAAGATCTGCCTTCTCATCATCCATCAAAGGTTTGTCCAAAACTACCCTATCATCCATGGGGGTATCAGTGACAATTAAATTTGGTACAATTAATTTCCCGGCTAAATCATTACCCAATGGTAATTCTGTACCAATCATCCCTAATTCAACTTTCCCCTTTACAAGTGGACAATCAAGGTAGACACTAGCAAGGGGAATGGATGGGATTCCAGTAagatcccttacaaccaccttctcACCAGTTAGATTATTCTCATCATTGGGCAAAGCCTTACTATGCAACAAAATCAAAGCAGCTCCAGTGCCTCGTAATATAGTGACCTTAGACTTCTGTTCTTTCTCCCCAAGGCTATTATACCTTCAGACTTAAAATCATCAAACACTTCTGGTACATTTGCTTGCACATGCGAAACAGGTTTACTCTGGGAGGTTGAAAATTTTACGTTGGGTTTCATAAAAACATTACGGTAGTTATCAGATCCTTTACATTTAGTGTCTTTACAATTACGAATAGTATGTCCTTCTTTCTTACAGTAACTATGTTTAGGATTATCAAAACCTTTGGGATTATCATCCGAAATCTAGGATTTTCCTGAAACTGGTTTTAGGAATGTACTTATATATTAAGGAATAAGTGTCAGCCAAGAAAGCAGCCTTTAGTAAATTTTTCTCCTGTCTATCTTCAATATAGAGCATTACATTAATGGGAAGCTtccttttaaattcttcaagaaccaTTAAATTCTTCAGTTCTTCAAGAGAAGTTACTTCAGCATGCTCAAGCCATTTCTTGAAAGCTCTAAGCTTGTCAGAAGCGAGTTCTAGGAAAGTTTggatattttatttacataagttACGAAAAGCTTGTCTATATCCTTCCTCTGTTATGGAAAATGCAACTAAGATTGCTTTCTTTACCTTTTTATAATCCTTAGTATCATCCAGATGCCTAACAACCTTAGCAGCTTGATATGGCAATTTAGGTTTAAGGAGACATACCCACTGCTCCGCAGGCCAATTAAGGTTATTAGTAGTTTCCTCGAATATCCGAAAACAATCCTCTGCATCATACTCTGTGAATAAAGgaactaactttatatttttagtcaGGTAAAAGGGAGATAACTCTTGTTCCATTTGCCTATTCTGAAGATTTATTGAAGCCCTCTCTTGTTCCACCTTGATAGTTAAACTATCTTCTAATTCTAATTTAGATTTCTCCATTTCtaacttttctctttctttttctctttcttccctagcttttcctcttttttttctctttcttccctagcttgaaattctaacttagatttctccatttcaaatttttctctttctttttctctttcttccctagcttttgtctctctcttcctcttttttccgtAGCTTGAAATTCTacttagctttctccatttcaaaaatTTCACGTCTCTTTTCAGCAGTTTGCAATGCTATCTCTTTCTGTCTTAAAGTTAACTGAGCTTTTTCACGCTCGACTGCAAGACGTTGAAACTCTAGCTTTTGTTGAATTGTTTCTGGAACAAGATACTGCCTAGCTTCGTCACCCATGGTTCCAATACGCATATAGTGAGCTATTATCACTTTCCTAATGTCAaacttacgcataccagaacgtacCTCAAGGTCTAAATGCCTAGCTACTTCCATTAATTCAGACTTCCTACCATCGGTAAAGGTATGCAATTCAGAGGAAGGATCCGCCACAAACTTTTGAGTATCAAACTTTGCTActgtgaaaatttaaaaaaaaacttcaagaacaATATAAACACCTGAATTTGAGTTTTACAATTTTAATTGGAGTGAACTTAATTAAGCATAGACCACGCATAAAACCATAAACCACGCATAAATAGTAaagattatacaaatatttatacacaaaacatTTTAGATACGGAAGCTATGGAAGTATTTTTACTCCCgattcaaaccaaaatgaagtcaaAGGAAGTACCGTCGTTCATCTAACAACCGTAACTTACTACACTTTGATTAGAACAGTAACTTCACACACATAAGTCGAGGAGTTAACAAGATTCATTACCCTTTACAGGAAATGAATAATACAAGACACTGATATCTAAGGACCCAAGGAAAGACTATAAGCACGTGAAAGTCACAAATGATTcgagagaaattaatttttaacaatAGTACGACAGATTAACTTTATAACCCGCGCACTGAGTCtcggttatgagaggaggtgggggggggggggggggtaccataACAAGGTTACCCGGCAGTCGTGTACTAAAACAAAAGTGGCCACCTGTCACCGAAAAATTTACGCACAATAGAAATATATTCCTCAGCGGTCTAGCAAACACAAAAATAGTCACCTAACTAACTATAACTCGGGATGTTTATATCACGTAAGGTTGAATAACGAATCACCAACTACAAAAACAAACAACCGATTCTTAACTAGGTTGTCAATTATTACATACCCACGAAGTTTAGCAAAAAAACTCCTGGACGGGAACCCATAATATTATTAGAGTCGTGAGAGAGAAGgttaatttaccattttagcaaGTGGGATCtttggacaataataataacaaaatgaaggTATTTGAATGAAaatacgatcaaacaagatttaaatatagtaatgcaaaaattatttacaaaacattacaattaaacttaaagttcatataaaaggaacacaaaggcCATAAAGGATAGGAATGatacaataggacaaatgacatatgacaaacgacaaccacgtctcgaaaagtaatcacaaaagaaattgagaacacttgaaataaaagcacaattcgttattaaacccttatAGCAATATCACTTATACTTGGGTTATATATACATCACAATAAAGGAGACTGCTAACCTGCCGGACACCAACttccttggtttagttgctgagcggatattaattcaaaattatatttagGGGTCGAGAAAATTTaggatgggcggagcaagtaagaacaaggaatgtgaaacaaggcaaacaagtttctgtGAAAGACAAATGAAAGTGATATACAGGGAAAACAGTTGGCAAAAtacatacaataattacaataatgtggagggtctaataatacatacatatatatatatatatatatatatatatatgtatatatatatatgaatattaaatataaacatatacatacataatatatatatatatatatatatatatatattcatatatactcacagacccagatatatatatatatatatatatataaatatatatataaatatattatatatatatatatatatgtatatatatatatatatatatattatatatataaatatatatatttaatatatatatgtatatatatataaatatatatatatatatatatatatatatataaatatttatatatatatatatacatatgtatatatatataattatatgcatatatatatatatatatatatatatatactgaatataaacacacacacacacacacacacatatatatatatatatatatatatatgtatatatatatatactgtatatttatgtctacatatatatataatatatatatatatacacgcacacacacacacacacatatatatatatatatatatatatgtgtgtgtgtgtgcgtatatatacacacacacacacacacacatatatatatatatatatatatatgtgtgtgtgtgtgtgtgtgtgtatgtgtgtgtatatataatggacTATGTCTCTGCGGCGACCGGAATTAGAGAAAAGTTCTCCTCAACAATTCAACACAATTAATAAATGAAAGGTGTAGATTTTggatatataaaatactgaattctATGATAAATTCTTAgatacatgaatgatttttcaaaaggcttcctATTCCATCCTCTTCTGCCAGACCGATGCCAAATCCTCAAGAACGCCGTCTTTTGTTTAAAGCAGACTAAAATTTTAATCCTACATGCTTCCGCATTGATCCCAGACTCAATTCCATTTAGAGCGGAGCCCATccctatgacaaattgtggtctcgatgatTCTCTATTTTCCTCACAATGAACCTTTTTTTGAACTCCTATCCATGACGTTGTTCTTCTTTCTCCTATGCAGGTAAAGCTTCCAAGGTTGAAATGGGTTTTGATGCAGAGCTTTCAGAAATGCCCTCATTTGTGCAACGCAGCTTAGGACGAGAAGCCTTCTTGCTCCCttagaagttccatatttgaagattACGTTGATCCTTGCGtgcagtgtgtgtgtgcgtgcgtgtatgcctgcgtgcatatgtgtttgtgtgtgtgtgtatttggagaGAGAGTTAGTAAACAAATTACCTGGAACTGCTAGTTCATGAATAAAAGAGttgtaaatataaaagtaaaatacatCACATGTATCAACTGTGTTACGTTGACAGAAAAATTTCAATATAACGCAAATGAACCAATAGCTTGATTGAGTTTTTGCATATGAATAAGGAAGACTGTAttatcaattccccccccccccaaaaaaaaaaaaaaaaaaaaaaaacaatagaagatgCATCCTGAatattattaacacacattcgtaTTCCCCCATTTCCAAAGAATGAGACTAACAATGACAAGCCTCAAGACAGAATGTCGACATGAACATAATTTTGAATATCATCTTTAGGGCAGATTGGTCTCCTATGATCACGTCGTTTGCAATAAGATTTTTACCCTTTCCATCTGTCGTCACCTTTATTCCTCCGATGAATATATCGCTCTGTGTAATGGCTGTTTCGAAAAGTAATTCTCTTTCGCAGAAGGATCTGCCGCGTGGGGGTATTTTGTCGGGGAAGGTTGTGATTTTCGTCTTCGTTTCTCATTTGCAATATGGTGTCAAATTCGATCCTTTTCATGATATTATTTGTAATGCTATTATGTAATTGTTGGTGAATATAATTCTTGAAGAATATTCAATTTATGAAGACACaaaattttaaatattcttatCTCCTATTTCGTTATTGAAATTGTTTATTCTGATAAATTTTATACttccattttcttctatttttccaaTCCCTTTGCCCTTATCACGTTACAGTTCTTTGTGAACGTGAATACAGATACTATCATGTCTTAACCTGTCAACAAACACATTAGCCAccgttcacctgggattggattacaataccaTGGCAGAAGCTCAGAGTACAAAGAATGCGAGCCATCCTCCACATCCCCCTGTTGGAAAGACATCGACCTGGACGATTCAAACCCCACCCTCTTCTGttatgtcagtactggtaggtTGCAACCGCGTTTACCTGCCCACATACGCCAAAAGGTGTTTAACTTCATCCATGGCCTCTCCCATCTTTCATGCTGATCCAGTGCAGAGCTActaaagatgaagttcatttggcacggcattactaaggatgttagGGATTGTGTTTGCGTATGTGCTTCTTGCTAAGCTTCAAAAAGTATATCGACAAACGGATtcccctttccttaacctcagtatCGTTCTGCCATCATTCACGTCGGTGTATGAAGTCCCCCTATCTACATCACAAGGACTCCATTACCTCTTTACCGTCAGGGagtgctccactcgttggcctgaagccatcctcaTGCAAACTGTAATGTTCGCCTTATGTAAATCCGCCTTTTGTCTTAGGGTGATAGCGAGATTTGGTttgcctgagcatattacttctgacaggggtatcactttcaccccTCAATTGTGTACATCCTTAGTGAATATCTGCTTAAACCCTGCATCCAAGAGAATTAAAGAACAttttcattgtaccctcaaagcagaaTTGATGCGCCGCTACAATGACTCCAACtggattactcagcttccctgggtcctcctgagaccaATGACCATACCTAAAGACgctctggatgtctcagcagctgaaaaggTGTATGACGACCCGTGGTCATCCCTGTCGATTTTTTTCTCATATGTAACCTCCtttgacaatctccagtgcctatgtcacGTTTTGGGAATATCTAGTTTATGCTACCAGACTCACAAGCTCCTAGAAAAGCAAGATATACTGACATATCTACACATGGTAATGCAATTTTTACTCTTCATTGATAATACTAAGCCACCAATAATGCCCCCATATACTGGCCTTTTCCTCATGATCCGTCGCTCACTGAAGTATTTCTTAATTAGCATACGTGTTTTCCATTGATTGCCCTAAAACATTTtcatctcctgcaagatgaccagcCCAAAGTTTACCTCTCAAGAGCAGagctccctatttaacatgtatgtcCATTTTATAGGGGAGCCATGTGCCAAATGTGTCTCATACACgctaatgtcatttttttttttcttttacttgcagttatctgtatataagctcgttgtcttgttcaATAAAGTCACTTTCATTCATCTCGCCTATGTGTTGGTATTTAACGCTACCTCAAACTATATAATGAAACAACCGAAATGAAGAGACTTTATTTGAATGCAGAATCAAAACAATCTagttacaaaaaggaaaataaataaaacgttTAAGATGCGTTTGAAACCACACAGCTTCCATTCTTGTCCCTAAATTTGGAAGTAGCAATGATTGAAAAATCCTTATAATCTTGAAACAATTTCACTGCATCTCACGTGGTAAATGGTACGTATTATTCCAAGGATCTTTTCCAATGTTTTCTTTGCCTTTTCCTGAAATTCCATTTTTCTTTGAATTCTAttctagatatataaatacatagatacatagataggtagatatatagtcCTCGGCACTAAATGGCCTCCCAAGCCTCGAATCAGTGTTATGTTGCCCAAATTCAGAAATCAAATTAAATctaaatctttcctttttttcaggaCTCAAAATCGTTTTCTCTGAAACAGGGTAAAGCATATGTGTGTGCATCGGAGAGAACCAGCAAACATTGAATCAAACAACTATTGTTGGTGAATTGCTCTCGTAAGTCAAAAGCGAAATCCCCTCTCCTCTCAAAATGCGACGAAAATGGACGGCATTCATTAATGACAGAAAGGACTGTTGCCCTTATAAGcttgtttgttcatttatttaaacaatttaaacatttattttgtaATGATTGCAAATAGTGAGGCAATTCTGAATGATTGGGGTTGTAGAATAAATTGTATTACTTCATATGATATATCATGAAtgcactctctctcactctctctctctctctctctctctctctctctctctctctctctctctctctacacgtataCCTACGGCATGGTCAATTTAATTTAAGTATAAGAACTGTTATACAGCCCTATAGATATTTATCCAGCTATAAACATTAATAAATACCCAAATCTTAAATATCTCCGGtgttactacaaaaaaaaaaaaaaaaaaaaattaggaataagAATTCTTTTTGGGTAACAAACTATCATTCCCTTTTGGACCCATCGGAGATGACGCGGTTTGCTCTTATAAGTTTTTACCCTTATTGGTTTTTATTTATTCCTGCCTTTGATTGGAAAGCATAGAAGGAAATATGTTACACCCAAAGTTAAGCAAGGTGGGTTGTTTGGATATAATTCTCCTacttgtgtttctctctctctctcctctctctctcctctctcatctctctcctctctctctctctctctctctgttgaaataaGCGACTGTACACACGCATATACttacacattgagagagagagagagagaagagagagagagagagagagagagagagagagagtgccaattTTATTAGTGGGTAAAGAGTGCAAAGACTTACAATGTGGTATCGAAAACAAAAATACAATTGCCCTTCTCGTACTCCAAcagtttttatctttctctttgtaTACAagtagtatacatacacatacacacaccccccacacacacacacacacacacacacacacatatatatatatatatatatatatattatatttatacatatatatatatatatatatatatatatatatttatacatatatatatatatatatatatatatacatatataaatataaatatattatatatatataatatatatatatttactgagccacaggttgtaaccatagtccTTGTGATACGAGGAGTACACCGGTTGGTGTAACAGTCCTCTCATTGAAGACTCGGTTatcttgaagggaataggaggtgaagaagtTACCCCTATTTACCGTTTGAAACTACCATGCGAATTTGTGACATATAGGTTTGAATTTGCCGTAAGCAATTCATTGgttgtcgaaggagtagacatcctgctgggtaatgaagttggtggagcgcagttttttcctttttccattgtATCGGAGAAACCACTATTAGTCCTACAACTAAACTCGACGATTACACGTGACTGTTTCCTGTTGTTTGGTGAcaaggagtatgacaaagaaattggtggaagaataaggaaaaaaaagaaaagaacatggaggattttttttctgaagaagaggactCACTTGACGGTATGTAAGAGGAGAACTTCCGTGCCGAGTAAGCCCAAGAGAAAAGGATTGACAGACGAATGAAcagtaaaaaaaggaagaaatggacctagagaaatagaaaactcagcctTAGAAGCAGGACAAgtaataggattgcaacggaaggatgtgaTGTTAACAGAGTTTTTGTACAGTGAGATGTATGAGATGGAGACAGAGCATTCTCCCACTGGTTATTATCTTAAAGACTGGTTGctcatgaggaagcatagacccgtcgATATCCCTTGGAATACTGAATGGGCGATATACTGTCAGATCTTTATTCCCGCACTGTTGTGAAGACTGGTGATTGCCGTAGTGCGCGAGACTGAACATATGTGGATAaagaagatgacggagaagattatgaaaggCTTTCTCTGGCCTGGCATGTATAAGGGACGggagccagttttgccgtgtatGTCTTTTTGTCAGATGACTGGAAAGCCAAATAAGTACATTAAGGAAGCTCCTTTACGCCTGATGGAATTATGAGAAGAACCCTTCATTATAGGGCTGAATAAAATCTTAccagaaaaagggaaggatcgagaggaaatagatggagaatatgtcCAGGATTTGAAGAAAATGctcggcgagttaaggaaattttccctcgaAAGCATGAAAACGAGGAGtcaaggaaaagcaaagaaaaggttTTGTATGTAGAATACGAACAGACAGTTTGAGGTAGGACATCAAGTGTTGGTCTACTCATCGATAAAGAGATTTGCTTtagccaacgagttccaagaaccattcctgatctcggagaagatcagtgactggacctatgttatcgagataccaggaaaaaggaaatatCTCAGGAAGGCCATATAAAGTTCGAAACCCGATTTTTACCAGAAATTCCATATCCAAGTGGGTGTGTCAGATAATGGGATTtgagctgtcctattgcaagaagaagaggaaggaattcttcacactgtttgttttatgtcgtcgaagcctacttgacagttgaaaaggaagtGCTAGCATTAGTCAGAGCGATATGGAAGGTTGGAATTTATGTAAATTGAAATCAGAACGAGGAAATTACCGTGTACTCTGATCACAATCTGTTAACTTTTgtaaataagatgaagaataataatcaaaggggaactaggtggtcattaggtctgcaaccatattgtattaatgtaaagtatataccAGGTAAATATATCATGGTTGCCGATTATTTATCTCGGGCAGAATCGATGGATTCAGGagcagaataaataattttttttttcgtggagctATCTTGCGAAGCTGATCTAGCGTAGAGTGAAtatttccttcatatatttcatttgtgtatttaagaggtgtatagtcAGCACATACTGTGAGCTCCTctcatataggtatatgtatgaaaataaagtaagacttttgtcattcgtttcattgtattttccatttaagacagtatatgtaaatttacattatttttaagaataaactttttatatCAGATATTTTGTTACATCTTATGCAACAGCTATTGAGTAACCtgaacgaaccatacgaggtatgaacaagggcttatataatttttttatgtttccatgaggtattgtgtcatattTTTGAGAAATTACGCAATTCCTATATTTGCCGTGTGTTTTGGagggttctcgaaaaccccatcataatttttaacttttttttttttcatttttgaggaGGAAGGTGGGCAGAGCAAGCTGTAAGAGATTCGTCTTGGTGGCGCGTTGATTGTTGGCAACATTAAGCCGTTAGGCACAACCAGCAAGCTTCTAGACCCTTGACCAAGAAGGATCTAGAattttcaagtcaatatatatgcacCCACAAGGATGCATAGTACtaaagagaaccagcctgtccggTGAAAGAGCTAACATCCTCTCTCTCTAGTACCTCGATTGTGTGTCCCCTCCAAAGTGAAAAAGTCTTTACTCAACATATACCATTAGTTGTGTGTTCAAACATTAGTTGAATTTTAAAGATGATTCCAAATTTGAAGTGTTTTTATAATTTCCAATATCATATAAAATTTTTGTAACTACGGATGTGAAGTTTACGTGAAAACGAgatgtgtatttattttggcttaattgTTAGATTACTTTTGTGAGCTAAAAACTGGTAAGTATATCAGTACATTATGTAATTTCTATGAGAGGTTAATCATAAGATTATTAAAGGTTcactattttcataaattttcaagATTAACTAaaggtgtaaaatttaatttccagtgaaacaagggatTATGTAATTTTCGGAGTGTATTATTctgttgtcttagtctaagtttttgttcagctTTAAAATTTTGAGTCAAGATATTAAAAAATTCTCAGTGTAATACTCTCTTGTCCTAGTTTACGgttttgctcagatttaatatctcaagtgaattatttttagtgtaaattcttttaaagtgttgtaatttttatagaatatttttaattCAAGAAAGAGTGTATTaattcgatcaccagtattttttACAGAACTCTCTTGTATCCCTCATTAGGAACCAAACAGAAATATTGTTGTGAATAGTTATTAAAAAGATTACAAGGTTTGTTTTGAGTGCCCGTAAGACAACTTTTGATATACAGtgttattatatatttctgtctatgagttatataattttctcagagctctggtattatAGGAGTATAACAAATTtaggtaaaaataaacaaaaaagaatagAACTCTTGTTgttgtgtaacttgccagtcgtaacacacacacacacattatatatatatatatatatatatatatatatatatatatatatatatatatatatatatatatatatatatacagtatatatatatatatatatatatatatatatatatatatatat
The DNA window shown above is from Palaemon carinicauda isolate YSFRI2023 chromosome 29, ASM3689809v2, whole genome shotgun sequence and carries:
- the LOC137622387 gene encoding uncharacterized protein: MLGIVFAYVLLAKLQKVYRQTDSPFLNLSIVLPSFTSVYEVPLSTSQGLHYLFTVRECSTRWPEAILMQTVMFALCKSAFCLRVIARFGLPEHITSDRGITFTPQLCTSLVNICLNPASKRIKEHFHCTLKAELMRRYNDSNWITQLPWVLLRPMTIPKDALDVSAAEKVTQNRFL